GACGTTCAGCGTCTTCGTCTCCCCCGGTTCGACCCGATTGTCGGGAACGGACAGCGAGAGTTCGGGGCGACCGATGACCTGGTTCTCCGCCGCCGCGGCGAGCGGCACCCCGGAGAACACGATTGCGAGAGCGAGGACGACAGTGAGGAGTTTCTGAGACATGGGAGTGACTGAACGTTTATTCAGTATCTTTGGGACGCGGTGTGTAATAACGTATTGCATTTATGAGCCATATGACACGTGTTCGTCCGGCAAACGTTTTCAGCGGGGGAGCCGAGGTGACGACAGCACACGATGGAGGGTGAGACGGAGCCGGTTCGGATCGAGGTACTGCTCTACGAGGGGTTCGACGAACTCGACGGCGTCGGGCCGTACGAGGTGTTCGAGACGGCGGCGGCGTTCGGATCCGCCGTCGAGGCGCGGACGGTCGCGCTCGACGACGCCGAGTGGGTGACCGCGAGCCACGGTCTCCGGGTCGGCGTCGACGGTCGCCTGGGAGAGCCGGACGTGCTCGTCGTTCCCGGTGGCGGGTGGAACGCGGGCGACGACCGCCCCGGGGCGCGTCGCGAGGCGGAACGAGGGGCGGTCCCCGCGGCGGTCCGGGAGGCGCACGAGGCGGGCGCGACGGTCGCGTCGGTCTGTACGGGCGGGATGCTGCTGGCCGAGGCGGGACTGCTCGACGGGCGGTCCGCGGTCACCCACGGCGGCGCGATGGACGACCTGCGAGCCACGCGGGCGACGGTCGTCGACGCCCGCGTCGTCGACGACGGCGACGTGCTCACCGCTGGCGGCATCACGTCGGGGCTGGACCTCGCGCTCCACCTCGTCGAACGGTGGTGCGGCGCTGCGGCCGCCACGGCGGTCGCGACCGAACTGGAGTACGACCGCGACGCCTCAGGCGTCGTCGTCACGGGCGAGACCGACGAGTAACATCCCCGCGACGAGGGCCGCTCCCGCGAGGACCGTCCAGCCGGCGTCGTACGAGACGGTGTCGGCGAGGTAGCCGAAGACGGGCGGTGCGGCGAGGCCGCCGAGGTTGAGCGCCGTCTGTCCGCCCGCCGTGGCCGCGCCGACCCGTTCGTCGGGGACGAGCGCGGTGAGACAGGCGTAGTAGACGCCCGGGAATCCGAGCACGAACAGGCCGAGGACGCCGAAGGCGACCGCTCCCCCGAGCGACGTGTCGGCGGCGACGACGCCGCCGAACGCGACGCACGCGAGCAGGGACTGCGCGACGAGCACCCGTGCGGAGGCCTGTACGTTGCTGCCCGGGAGCCGGTCGGCGACGCTCCCGCCCACGAGGCGGCCGACGCTCCCCGTCACCTGGAGCGTCGCGAGGACCGCTCCCGCGAACGCCGCGGCCGTCCCGACCGACTCCGTGAGGTGGAGGACGACGTAGCCGGTCGTGGTGAACACGGCCGCGCCGAGGAAGAAGCCAGCCCCGACGAGCGAAGCGTAGCCGTCGAACCCGGCGAGCCCGCGGACGTCCGGCGGTGCCAGCACTCCGGAGCCGTCGCGCCCGCGGTAGACCGCGGCGAAGACGACGGCGACACACGCCGCGAGGGCGGCGGCGACGGCGAAGCCGACCTGCCAGCCGAACCGCGTGCCCGCCGCGACGGTGACGAGAACGGCACCGAGCCCACTTCCGGCGGTGACGCCCACCTGCTTGACGTTGATCGCCAGGTTCCGCCGCCCCTTGGGGGCGACGACGAGCACCGCCCTGTTGGTCGCCGGCATCGCCGTCGCGTACGCCCCACCCACGACGACCAGCGCGACGAGCAAGAGGGCGTACGACGGGGCGAGCGCGACGCCGACCATCCCGACCCCGAGGCCCACGAGGCCGGCGATCATCGTCGGCCGCTCGCCGAAGCCGTCGACGGCCGCCCCCGCCCCGAAGAGGAAGACGGTGTAGCCGGCGAGCGTGATCGTCAGCGCGACGCCGACGAGCGTGCGCGAGACGCCGAACGTTCCGCGGATCGACGCGGTGGCGGCGAACACCGCGTAGAAGCAGAGGCTCGCGGTGACCTGCCAGCCGCTCACGACTCCGACACCTCGCCACGTCACACGCGGGGTTCGGTGGAGCGGACACAAGTGCGCTCCGGGTTCGTTCGAGGCACAAACCGCGAGACTCCGCCGCCCCCGAAAGTGTATGTCTACTGTTAACATAGGGATCCTCAAGGTTTAACAGCGCTCCGCCCCACCTGAATATCGGAGGCCAAATCATGAGCTACGAACTCGACCCATTACCGTACGATTACGACGCGCTCGAAGGCAGCATCTCCGAACAGGTGCTGACGTGGCACCACGACACGCACCACCAGGGCTACGTGAACGGGTGGAACGCCGCCGACGAGACGCTGGCGGAGAACCGCGAGAACCACGAGTTCGGCTCCTCTGCGGGTGCGATCCGCAACGTCACCCACAACGGCTGTGGGCACATCCTCCACGACCTCTTCTGGCAGTGCATGTCGCCCGAAGGTGGCGACGAGCCCTCCGGCGCACTCGCCGACAGGATCGAGGAGGACTTCGGCTCCTACGAGGCGTGGAAGGGTGAGTTCGAGGCCGCCGGCGGCGCGGCGAGCGGCTGGGCGCTCTTGGTGTACGACTCGTTCTCGAACCAGCTGCGCAACGTGGTCGTCGACAAGCACGACCAGGGCGCCCTCTGGGGCAGCCATCCGATCCTCGCGCTGGACGTCTGGGAACACTCGTACTACTACGACTACGGCCCGGCCCGCGGTGACTTCATCTCCGCGTTCTTCGACGTCGTCGACTGGGAGGAGCCGTCGGCCCGCTACGAGCAGGCCGTCGAGCTGTTCGAGTAAGCGCAGACCCGGTCAACCTTCGATTCGTTTTTTTGCGGTCGTCACGACGCGATCCGACAGCTGGGACTGTCGGAGACGACGAGCCGGTCTGATCGTTCCCGCACCTCGTAGAGGCGCGTGACGGTGTCCTCGGAACCGTTGGCCCGACGATCGGTCGATCGGGGAAGAGAGAGCCGAAGCCAGCCAGGGAGGACAGAGACAGTCGCCAGGGCGGTGATGCCACGACCACCGAAGCGGCAAGCCGCTTCGAGCCTTCGTTCGCTCGCGTTACTCGCTCACGGAGACCTCCCCCGCCGATTCGCTCGTTCCTCGCGCGCCGACAGCGCGGTGTGGCGGCGCGTGACGCCGCGGCTCCCCCCGCCCCGTCGGTACGGCTAACACCGGCCCGTCGGTTGATCGGGACATGCCGGGCAAGACTGTCGTCGAGTTCGTCGAGGAGTGGCAGACCGGCTTCTTCGTCGTGCTCGGAGTCACCCTCGTAGGCGTGGTCGGGGGAACGGTCGTCTGGCGGTTCGCTGGCCCGCCGGGGTTCTTTCTCGGGTTCGGTGTCGGCGTGGTGCTGGCCTTCCTCGTCTACTCGTACCTGCGGTACGGGCGATGAATTCACCCTGGGTCCGGCCGATCGGAGAGGACACACGTTTACCGGGCCGCGTCGAATCCCCGCCCATGCCCCGTCCGAAAGCGGAGTTCGACACGCTCTACCCCTACCAGATGTACACGCCCGCGGAGATCCTCGAGCCCGACCTGCTGTACACGGTCCCCGAGATCGGCCGTCGCCTGCAGGACCTCGCGCCCGACACCCACCTCGAAGAGGAAACCGAGGCCCGCATCATCGCCTGGACCATCCCCTGGCTGGTGTACAACCAGGACGAGCTCGTGATCAACGACCCCGAAGGCGACGAACCGGGCTACTTCGGCGTGAGCGAGGCGGCCGTCGAGGCGCTGGACGACGAACGCGGCGACGACTGAGCCGGGGGGATTAGGCTCGCGGGATAGGCTCGCGGTCGGCGCGCCCGCGGCTCACCTCGTACGTGCGGCTTGCAACGCCAGTTCCAGCGCCCCCGACGGGTCGTCGACCACACTGGGTCCATGCCCCGTATGCAACACCTGCACGTCGGAGCCCACCGTCTCGACCACGCGTTCGATGCTCTCGACGAGCGTCGCGCGGTCGCTCCCCGGCAGGTCGGTCCGACCGAACCCACCCCCGGCGAAGACGAGGTCGCCGGCGAACAGGACTCCCGAGTCGGGCGCGTACAGACAGAGGTGGTCGACGGCGTGGCCGGGCGTGTGGAGCGCGCGATACTCGTCGGTGCCGATGCGGACCACGTCGCCGTCCGCGATGGCGTGGTCGACCGCCTCGTGAGAGGCGTCGAATCCCCACGTCTCGACGCCGAACCGCCCGCGAAGGGAGTCGACGTTGCCGACGTGGTCCGGGTGGGTGTGAGTAAGCACGACCGCGTCGAGGTGGTCGATGTCCCCGTCGAGATGCGACACGGCGTCGAAGTTCGCGCCGGCGTCGACGAGGACCGTCCGGCCGTCCGCGCCGTGGTCGCCGCGTTCGCCGGGTGACACGAGAAAGGCGTTGCTCGTGAACGCCTCCACGTCGCGTGCGATATTGTGGATCACGGGGGAGAGAATGCGCCCGAACTACTTCGGCGTTGCCCGCCCGTGCGCGTCGTCGGACCGTCTCACCACGGGGTCCACGCCATTCGCGCCATCCGCGCCGTCGACGGCGAACGCGAGCGCCGACCCGACGACCCCCTCGAGATCTCCGCGGATCGCACGGAGGAGGACGCCGAAGTGGCCGGTCTCCCACGCCGTGCGGTTCGCCGGAGGGACGTCCCACGCGTCGAGCGTCGCCGTGAGCGTGTGCGTGGGGACGAGGTCGTCGCGGCACCCGAACACCGGAAACACGCCGTCCGGGTCGATCCCGCAGGACGCGGGCGGGTTCAGTACCGGCCCCAGTTCGTGCAGACGCGGGTACCAGCCGGCACCCCCGAGCACGTCGTCGAGGTCCAAAAGCGGCGTGAGGCCCCCTTCGACGAGGACCGCGTCGACGTCGCCCGTCGCCGCCACCGGGAGGACGGCGTCGGGCCGGGCCGCCGTGGGCCACGCGTCACAGCGCCCGGCGACGTGCATCGTCACGATTCCGCCGAGGCTGATGCCGCCGAGCACGACGGACGACCCCTCGCCGCGTGCCCACTCGACGAAGACCCCCGCCTCGACGGCGGCCGTCGCGTACAGCTGGAGCATGGACTCGGGTGCCCGGGCGAGGTACGCCTCGCCGCTGAACCGCCCGAGCGGTTCGCGCCGGCCGTGCCAGGGCGCGTCGGGGAGGACGACCCGCACGCCGTCGGGCGCGAGCGTGCGGCCGAGGAACGCCTCCTCGGGCCAGTAGTCGACGCAGTCGTTCGCCATGCCGAGCCCGCCGTAGTAGACGAGCGTCGGAACCTCGCCGCCAGCGTCGGCCGGCTCGTAGACGCGCGCGACCGCGTCGTCGCCGACGAACGGAGACGGCGACGGGAAGCGAAGCCAGTACTCGACGGTGTCGGGTCCGGGAACCCAGCCGGAGCGCTCGACGCGCGGCGGGCGCTCGGGGTACCGGTAGACGGTCTCGGGTGAGGCGAGCCCGGTGTGGTACTTCGTGATCGTCGTCCCCGGATCGGGGACGTCGTACGCGACGGGCGGGACGTAGTGGTCGTCGACGAGGAAGCCGAAGCAGTCGGTGGCGTCGCGTCGTCGGTGTTCGGTCCGGCGGCGCTCGCGTTCGGCGGCGAGACGCTCGGAAACCGTCGACGCCGGATCCCAGACGACGGTCTCCCAGCGTTCGGTCGCCTCCAGCGCAGTCTCGCGCCGGGGGGCGTAGCGGGCGAGCGCCGCCTCGATGCGGTCGTGGAGGCTCGGCGCTGGCGGCGCATCGACGGCACGGAGGTACCGCTCGGGCGACGAGCCGAGCGCGACGTCGGCCGCGGCGCGGGCCCGCTGGACGGCGAAGTCGCGGCGGAGCGTGCGGGTCTTCAGCTGCTCGAGCCACTGGGTGTCGAGCGCGCGACCGACCGGCGAGCGGAGGAGACGGTGAACAGCGGGCGTTTCGAGCTGCTGCATACTCACCGATTGGGACAACAGCGTATTGACAGTTCCCGTGTGGACGACACCGCGGGCGGGAATTCGCACGGTTTTTCAAACGGGAGAGTGGACCGAGAGTATGGACGGAGCACCAGACGTAGGCGAGCTGACACCCCCGACGCGGACGCTGATGGGGCCCGGTCCGAGCGACGTTCACCCGCGCGTGCTTCGCGCGATGAGCACGCCCCTCGTGGGTCATCTCGACCCGTCGTTCATCGAGATCATGACCGAGGTGCAGGAGCTGCTCCGCTACACCTTCCGCACCGACAACCAGTGGACGATCCCGGTCTCCGGAACCGGCTCGGCGTCGATGGAGGCGGCTATCGGCAACCTCGTCGAGCCCGGCGACACGATGTTGGTGCCGACGAACGGCTACTTCGGCGGCCGGATGCAGTCGATGGCCGAACGAGCCGGCGGCGAGGTGGTCCACGTCGACGCGCCGTGGGGCGAACCGCTCGACTCCGCCGACGTCGAGGCGGCGTTCGACGAACACCAGCCCGACGTGTTCGGGTTCGTCCACGCCGAGACCTCCACCGGCGTGAAACAGCCCGACGTGTCGGCGCTCACGGACATCGCCCACGCCCACGACGCGTACGTGATCGCCGACTGCGTCACCTCTCTGGGAGGTGTCGAGTTCCGCGTCGACGACTGGGGAATCGACGTCGCCTACTCCGGGCCGCAGAAGTGTCTCTCCTGTCCGCCCGGGGCGTCGCCACTGACGCTGAACGACCGCGCGATGGAGAAGGTGCTCTCCCGCGAGACCGAGCCGCGCTCGTGGTATCTCGACCTCTCGCTCCTGGAGGGGTACTGGGGCGACGAGCGAGCGTACCACCACACCGCCCCGATCACGAACGTC
This Salinigranum marinum DNA region includes the following protein-coding sequences:
- a CDS encoding DJ-1/PfpI family protein, whose product is MEGETEPVRIEVLLYEGFDELDGVGPYEVFETAAAFGSAVEARTVALDDAEWVTASHGLRVGVDGRLGEPDVLVVPGGGWNAGDDRPGARREAERGAVPAAVREAHEAGATVASVCTGGMLLAEAGLLDGRSAVTHGGAMDDLRATRATVVDARVVDDGDVLTAGGITSGLDLALHLVERWCGAAAATAVATELEYDRDASGVVVTGETDE
- a CDS encoding MFS transporter, whose translation is MSGWQVTASLCFYAVFAATASIRGTFGVSRTLVGVALTITLAGYTVFLFGAGAAVDGFGERPTMIAGLVGLGVGMVGVALAPSYALLLVALVVVGGAYATAMPATNRAVLVVAPKGRRNLAINVKQVGVTAGSGLGAVLVTVAAGTRFGWQVGFAVAAALAACVAVVFAAVYRGRDGSGVLAPPDVRGLAGFDGYASLVGAGFFLGAAVFTTTGYVVLHLTESVGTAAAFAGAVLATLQVTGSVGRLVGGSVADRLPGSNVQASARVLVAQSLLACVAFGGVVAADTSLGGAVAFGVLGLFVLGFPGVYYACLTALVPDERVGAATAGGQTALNLGGLAAPPVFGYLADTVSYDAGWTVLAGAALVAGMLLVGLARDDDA
- the sod gene encoding superoxide dismutase, translating into MSYELDPLPYDYDALEGSISEQVLTWHHDTHHQGYVNGWNAADETLAENRENHEFGSSAGAIRNVTHNGCGHILHDLFWQCMSPEGGDEPSGALADRIEEDFGSYEAWKGEFEAAGGAASGWALLVYDSFSNQLRNVVVDKHDQGALWGSHPILALDVWEHSYYYDYGPARGDFISAFFDVVDWEEPSARYEQAVELFE
- a CDS encoding DUF5827 family protein, whose amino-acid sequence is MPRPKAEFDTLYPYQMYTPAEILEPDLLYTVPEIGRRLQDLAPDTHLEEETEARIIAWTIPWLVYNQDELVINDPEGDEPGYFGVSEAAVEALDDERGDD
- a CDS encoding MBL fold metallo-hydrolase — encoded protein: MIHNIARDVEAFTSNAFLVSPGERGDHGADGRTVLVDAGANFDAVSHLDGDIDHLDAVVLTHTHPDHVGNVDSLRGRFGVETWGFDASHEAVDHAIADGDVVRIGTDEYRALHTPGHAVDHLCLYAPDSGVLFAGDLVFAGGGFGRTDLPGSDRATLVESIERVVETVGSDVQVLHTGHGPSVVDDPSGALELALQAARTR
- a CDS encoding alpha/beta hydrolase family protein, translated to MQQLETPAVHRLLRSPVGRALDTQWLEQLKTRTLRRDFAVQRARAAADVALGSSPERYLRAVDAPPAPSLHDRIEAALARYAPRRETALEATERWETVVWDPASTVSERLAAERERRRTEHRRRDATDCFGFLVDDHYVPPVAYDVPDPGTTITKYHTGLASPETVYRYPERPPRVERSGWVPGPDTVEYWLRFPSPSPFVGDDAVARVYEPADAGGEVPTLVYYGGLGMANDCVDYWPEEAFLGRTLAPDGVRVVLPDAPWHGRREPLGRFSGEAYLARAPESMLQLYATAAVEAGVFVEWARGEGSSVVLGGISLGGIVTMHVAGRCDAWPTAARPDAVLPVAATGDVDAVLVEGGLTPLLDLDDVLGGAGWYPRLHELGPVLNPPASCGIDPDGVFPVFGCRDDLVPTHTLTATLDAWDVPPANRTAWETGHFGVLLRAIRGDLEGVVGSALAFAVDGADGANGVDPVVRRSDDAHGRATPK
- a CDS encoding alanine--glyoxylate aminotransferase family protein translates to MDGAPDVGELTPPTRTLMGPGPSDVHPRVLRAMSTPLVGHLDPSFIEIMTEVQELLRYTFRTDNQWTIPVSGTGSASMEAAIGNLVEPGDTMLVPTNGYFGGRMQSMAERAGGEVVHVDAPWGEPLDSADVEAAFDEHQPDVFGFVHAETSTGVKQPDVSALTDIAHAHDAYVIADCVTSLGGVEFRVDDWGIDVAYSGPQKCLSCPPGASPLTLNDRAMEKVLSRETEPRSWYLDLSLLEGYWGDERAYHHTAPITNVYALREALRLVAEEGIENRWERHLAVAGGLKSGLEAMGLEMNAPDDYWLPSLNAVRVPGGVDDGAVISFLLNEYDLEIASGLGDLAGEIWRIGCMGHSARPKNVEYVLSALEDALEREGYDTDQQASKAVSDD